CACACGTTGGAGTGGAAGATCTCGCCGATGCCGAACAGCAGGTTGTTGAACAGGAACATGAGCGCCGCCGGCATCAGCGGGTTCAGAAGCTCCGGGCGTTCGGCGAGCACGTCGGCGTGCATCTGCTCGAAGCCGATGGCGTCGATGGCCATCACCGCGATCACGGCCACGCCGAGCAGGATGATGATGGTCTGGATGAAGTCGGTGCCGATGACCGCTCGCAGGCCGCCGAGCAGGGTGTAGGCCATGCACACGGCGAGGATCACGCTCATGCCGATGCGGTAGTCGATACCGGTGAGCGTGTGGATGAGGATGCCGCCCGCCATGCCCAGGCTGATCAGCCATCCAATCGCATAGAACAGCGAGATGACGAGGAACACACGCCAGGCCCACACGCCGTAGCGCAGGCGGATGAAGTCGCCGCTGGTGAAGCCGTTGGGCATGAGCTGCTTGATGCGCCGCGCCAGCGGGGCGAACAGGATCAGTCCCACCGAGCCCAGCGAGTAGCCGAACATGCCCCACACGCCCATCTGGAAGGCGAGCTGCGGGGCGACCATGGTGGTGTTGCTGGTCACCCAGGTAGCCATGGCCGTGGCGGTGCCGAGCGCGAGCCCCACGCGGCGCCCGGCCAGCATGTAACCCTCCAGCCCCTTCGCCTTGCGGCCGAGGAACCAGCCGAGCCACACCCACAGGACGCTGAACAGGGCGAGGATCAGCCAGCCCGTGCCGGGGGTGAGGATGGCGCTGTTGACGCTGTTCATCGACGGGTTTCCTGGTCGCTATGCCGGGACGCTGTCCTGGGCCTCTTCGGTGACGACCTTGCAGATCTCGTTCACCGCCTGCTCGGTGCTGAACACGCGCGCGTAGCGGTCCTTCATGGTCTGGATGGTGGCGCTCTGCAGCGTGGGCGTCACCGTGGCGCAGCCGTCCTCGATGAGGGTGACGTAAAAGCCGAGATCGCAGGCGTCGCGGATCGCGGTGGACACGCACTCGTTGCTGTACACGCCGACCACGAACAGGCCGGTGATCTCCAGGTTGCGCAGGATGTACTCGAGGTTGGAGGCGTTGAACACGCCGCTGGCCGTCTTGTTGATGACGATCTCGTCGTCCATGGGCGCGACCTCCGGGAGGAACTCGGCCTCCTTGGAGCCGGGCGCGGCGTGCAGGTTGAGGCGCTTGTGCCCGGGACTGCGGTCGCGGCCGTCGCGGGTGAGCGACTGGATACGGGTGTGGATCACCTCCAGGCCGCGTTCGCGGAAGGCGTCCTGCAGGCGGCGCACGTTGGGCAGCACCGTGTGTTCCAGGCGGTCGAAGTAATACTGCTGTGCCTCCTTCGGCACGCCGGACTTTTCCGCATCGGCGAACACGCCATAGCCCGGGGCGGCATCCAGGTACTGCAGGTCGATGCACAGCAGGGCGGTGTGATGCTCCTGCAGCGACTCGACGACGGCCGGCGATTCGGTGAGCGCCTCGCGATAGGTCTCGCGCAGCGGGTCGACGTTGAGAAATTGCGGGTCGAGTTTCTGTTCTTCGGTCATGTAGGCTCAGCTCGCGAGTCGGTAGAGGGTGTTGAGCGCCACGTTGGCGCCCGTTTCGATGTCTTCCCAGGCGGACCACTCGGCCGGCGAGTGGCTGCGCCCGTCCTTGCTCGGGATGAAGATCATGCCGGCCCGCGTGAGGCGCGCCATGAACTGGGTGTCGTGGGCCGCGCCGCTCGGCATCGGGTGGGCGCGTACTTCCATGCCCTCGGCCACCTGGCTGATGGTGGCCATCACGCCCGGGTCGCACTTCACCGGCTCGATGTCGCTCAGCACGTCGAACTCGAACATGAGGTCGCGGCGGCGCGCGATGGCCGAGAGGGTGCGGCGGAAGCCGTTGGCCAGGCGGTTGAGCACCTCGGGGTCGGTGTCGCGCACCTCGATG
The genomic region above belongs to Chromatiales bacterium and contains:
- a CDS encoding sodium:solute symporter family protein translates to MNSVNSAILTPGTGWLILALFSVLWVWLGWFLGRKAKGLEGYMLAGRRVGLALGTATAMATWVTSNTTMVAPQLAFQMGVWGMFGYSLGSVGLILFAPLARRIKQLMPNGFTSGDFIRLRYGVWAWRVFLVISLFYAIGWLISLGMAGGILIHTLTGIDYRIGMSVILAVCMAYTLLGGLRAVIGTDFIQTIIILLGVAVIAVMAIDAIGFEQMHADVLAERPELLNPLMPAALMFLFNNLLFGIGEIFHSNVWWSRAFAFREGVGFRAYLISGLMWMPIPIVAGFVALAVPSLGINVAAADMVGPKVAGELLGYAGAVLVFIVVFSALASSLDSLLAATSDLVLQDIYRGHLRRDASDAELHRAARWIVLGLGLITWLLCLPRIGTLGSLLHFTGAFVASTIWPIAMGLYSRRNNQLVATLAMIAGTTAGLIGFFTIGFYVAALLSGLVSMLVVLAGSLLTPASFDWQRLATTAPREAR
- a CDS encoding cysteine hydrolase produces the protein MTEEQKLDPQFLNVDPLRETYREALTESPAVVESLQEHHTALLCIDLQYLDAAPGYGVFADAEKSGVPKEAQQYYFDRLEHTVLPNVRRLQDAFRERGLEVIHTRIQSLTRDGRDRSPGHKRLNLHAAPGSKEAEFLPEVAPMDDEIVINKTASGVFNASNLEYILRNLEITGLFVVGVYSNECVSTAIRDACDLGFYVTLIEDGCATVTPTLQSATIQTMKDRYARVFSTEQAVNEICKVVTEEAQDSVPA